A genomic window from Sulfurospirillum diekertiae includes:
- a CDS encoding META domain-containing protein → MSRLSIVLSTLMSSIIILGCTPSTPNSPSISAETNQTKSADNASETTAVQRVQEVYWKLIGVEGKAVMEDPNGREAYIILKLEDNRLQGFGGCNILLGSYELNESDHTVHFLRVASTMMACSRIADESEFLKALEKVDHYKIDEGVLLLQKADKTVATFEASYQP, encoded by the coding sequence ATGAGTCGTTTATCTATTGTTTTATCAACACTTATGAGTAGTATCATCATCCTTGGATGTACCCCATCGACACCCAATTCACCCTCAATCAGCGCCGAAACCAATCAAACGAAGAGTGCGGATAATGCTTCTGAAACAACGGCTGTACAAAGAGTACAAGAGGTGTATTGGAAGTTGATTGGTGTTGAGGGTAAAGCTGTCATGGAAGATCCTAATGGACGAGAGGCGTATATCATTTTGAAATTAGAAGACAATCGTCTGCAAGGTTTTGGTGGATGCAATATTTTGCTAGGAAGCTATGAGTTGAATGAAAGCGATCATACCGTACATTTTTTACGTGTTGCTTCAACCATGATGGCCTGTTCACGAATAGCGGATGAATCTGAATTTTTAAAAGCATTAGAGAAAGTCGATCATTATAAAATCGATGAAGGTGTCCTTCTTCTTCAAAAAGCGGATAAAACTGTCGCCACATTTGAAGCGTCTTATCAGCCTTGA
- a CDS encoding transposase family protein, with translation MSKTQKKQREYYSGKQKRHTLKGQIVIDKEERIMCVHTAKGTTHDFRLFQESNLPLMPKTCVYVDLGYLGIAKEHSHCQIPHKASKLHPLSEEQKEENRQKASARICVEHVNAKIKTFQILTQKYRNRRKRFNLRFNLICGLINFDRGFAVEYK, from the coding sequence TTGTCAAAGACCCAAAAAAAGCAAAGAGAGTACTACTCAGGTAAGCAAAAGCGTCATACCCTTAAAGGACAGATTGTGATTGATAAAGAGGAGAGGATTATGTGTGTGCATACCGCTAAAGGTACGACACATGATTTTAGACTGTTTCAAGAATCTAATCTCCCCTTGATGCCCAAGACCTGTGTTTATGTTGATTTGGGATATCTGGGTATTGCCAAAGAACATAGCCATTGTCAAATTCCCCATAAAGCCTCCAAACTTCATCCTTTGAGTGAGGAGCAAAAAGAGGAAAACAGACAAAAAGCAAGTGCTAGAATATGTGTTGAACATGTGAATGCTAAAATCAAAACATTTCAGATACTCACCCAAAAATACAGAAACAGAAGAAAACGATTCAATCTACGCTTTAATTTGATATGTGGATTAATCAACTTTGACCGTGGTTTTGCTGTGGAATACAAATGA
- a CDS encoding transposase family protein, giving the protein MKKYEQMQKHKPKDFKRHIGVNEETFNAMIEVFRQYDENRKKGLGVGGRRSLSPENKVLLMLGYYREYRTLEHIGFDYGVSESTASRIVCEVEEVLIKSGRFSLPSKRELYKSDVALSFVVIDATETPCQRPKKSKESTTQVSKSVIPLKDRL; this is encoded by the coding sequence ATGAAAAAATATGAACAAATGCAAAAGCATAAACCCAAAGATTTTAAGCGCCATATTGGCGTTAATGAAGAGACATTTAACGCAATGATAGAGGTGTTTAGGCAATACGATGAGAATCGTAAAAAAGGATTAGGTGTAGGAGGGAGGAGATCTCTTTCACCAGAAAATAAAGTACTTTTGATGCTTGGCTATTATCGTGAGTATCGCACCCTTGAACATATTGGATTTGATTATGGTGTGAGTGAATCAACGGCTTCAAGGATTGTATGTGAAGTAGAAGAAGTGTTGATTAAGTCTGGTAGATTTTCATTGCCAAGCAAGAGAGAACTCTATAAAAGTGATGTTGCCCTCTCTTTTGTTGTCATTGATGCGACAGAAACGCCTTGTCAAAGACCCAAAAAAAGCAAAGAGAGTACTACTCAGGTAAGCAAAAGCGTCATACCCTTAAAGGACAGATTGTGA
- a CDS encoding 3'-5' exonuclease yields MKIIVLDTETTGMLEKDRICQLSYLVMNEEFEIEEIHNDLCTPPLPISFEAMAIHHITPEMVEGEPTCVQTKAYKRLCELNIPINIIVIQNAAFDLGMLAKEGFSSQMNLIDTFRILRAYYPLEGSFSLQFKRYQWGLYKEEEELAQKLSITIKAHDALGDVIVLKHLFERLCEEHSIPKMILLCSEPIILSYIPYGKNKGKKFVDVAKTDRQDLHYMLNANGLDADVKASILHALDATKENVTLTISFGKYAGKTPEEVLELDRNYLVWMVTKMDNLNAELKEAIEKVLVSYP; encoded by the coding sequence ATGAAGATTATTGTATTAGATACCGAAACGACAGGCATGCTTGAAAAAGACCGCATCTGCCAGCTCAGTTATTTAGTGATGAATGAAGAGTTTGAGATAGAGGAAATTCATAACGACCTTTGCACACCACCCCTTCCGATCTCGTTCGAAGCGATGGCGATTCACCACATTACCCCTGAAATGGTTGAAGGTGAGCCAACGTGCGTGCAAACCAAAGCTTATAAAAGACTGTGTGAACTCAACATACCAATCAACATCATCGTCATTCAAAATGCTGCGTTTGATCTTGGTATGCTTGCCAAAGAGGGCTTTAGCTCACAGATGAATCTCATCGACACCTTTCGCATTTTACGTGCCTACTATCCGCTTGAGGGCTCATTTAGCTTACAGTTTAAACGCTACCAATGGGGACTCTACAAAGAAGAAGAGGAGTTGGCTCAAAAGCTTAGCATTACCATCAAGGCACATGACGCACTGGGAGATGTTATCGTACTCAAACACCTCTTTGAACGCCTGTGTGAAGAACACTCCATACCCAAAATGATTCTTCTCTGCTCCGAGCCTATCATCTTAAGTTACATTCCTTATGGAAAAAACAAAGGCAAAAAGTTTGTCGATGTTGCAAAAACCGATCGCCAAGACCTCCACTACATGCTAAACGCCAACGGACTAGACGCCGATGTCAAAGCCTCTATACTCCACGCCCTAGATGCTACAAAAGAGAACGTCACTCTAACCATCAGCTTCGGTAAATACGCAGGCAAAACGCCCGAGGAAGTTTTAGAGCTTGATCGTAACTATCTTGTATGGATGGTGACTAAGATGGATAACCTGAATGCAGAACTCAAAGAGGCGATCGAGAAAGTTTTAGTGTCGTATCCGTAG
- a CDS encoding cbb3-type cytochrome c oxidase subunit I, giving the protein MEKFSSFIQKAFAVSSLFLVLGLAFGFEYSLNLLGYFLPSSIITAPNARSVHVSLMLYGFVPLMLSFLPFVLMEKEHIHSEKGLEKLKIYFTLWCIFLVFMTLSLLMGVHRGLVFYDFAYELNFILAFSGLFYILALYDYIKVYKVIPLWIKVSLYLVIASPIALLVLMNPIIGQVEKTIQGPHGDNTLGMSFTLIPIFYLLIKLHAKETFVAKYHAMWIIPLVGYIGSVAHRILIGELSYNQEWFFQYLTFCYVPLLLKWLKDANITFKNNPFLVISIYSFLFVDVEGNILFIPTLRWLFHRNDLIVAHAHIAMGVGVFFMAMAVVSPYLKKLNQRSFVLFYTLGFALMLIALSMAGMMEAGFIQADISLLWTIRMLCGLFIILVTTGFFYPQLGLRIEKFDALRLYHLTGFLSDALGGIFLFIFADTLYPLLGFGFEGKYEYVVFAFMTTTGILHLFGLTQPPYAHMLAKLSAFNRIAVSAMFLSLYLSHQLGVEAMLIAVYDLAFASIYVIFQAKFERSLYV; this is encoded by the coding sequence ATGGAAAAATTCTCTAGTTTTATACAAAAAGCCTTTGCCGTAAGCTCACTTTTTTTAGTGCTCGGTTTGGCATTTGGATTTGAGTATTCACTCAACCTATTGGGTTATTTTCTGCCCTCTTCCATCATTACGGCTCCCAATGCGAGAAGCGTGCATGTCTCGTTGATGCTCTATGGTTTTGTACCGTTGATGCTCTCCTTTTTGCCATTTGTTTTAATGGAAAAGGAGCATATTCACAGTGAAAAAGGGCTTGAAAAACTGAAAATCTACTTTACGCTTTGGTGTATTTTCTTAGTCTTTATGACGCTAAGTCTTTTGATGGGTGTGCATCGTGGACTGGTTTTTTACGACTTTGCCTATGAGCTTAACTTTATTCTCGCCTTTTCAGGACTTTTTTACATCTTAGCGCTGTATGACTACATCAAAGTCTACAAGGTCATACCGTTATGGATCAAAGTCTCTTTATACCTTGTCATCGCTTCTCCCATCGCCCTTTTAGTGTTGATGAATCCCATCATCGGACAAGTGGAAAAGACGATTCAAGGACCGCATGGTGATAACACGCTGGGGATGAGTTTTACACTGATTCCTATTTTTTACTTGCTGATTAAACTGCATGCCAAAGAGACGTTTGTCGCAAAATACCACGCTATGTGGATCATTCCTCTTGTGGGCTACATCGGCTCTGTCGCGCATCGCATTTTGATAGGCGAGCTTAGCTACAACCAAGAATGGTTTTTTCAGTACCTGACCTTTTGTTATGTTCCTCTCCTGCTCAAATGGCTTAAAGATGCCAACATCACCTTTAAAAACAACCCTTTCTTAGTCATTTCGATCTACTCCTTTTTGTTTGTGGATGTTGAGGGAAACATCTTGTTTATACCAACGCTTCGATGGTTGTTCCACCGCAATGACCTCATTGTTGCGCATGCGCACATCGCTATGGGTGTGGGAGTCTTCTTCATGGCAATGGCGGTGGTTTCACCCTATCTTAAAAAGCTCAACCAACGCTCTTTTGTGCTCTTTTACACACTGGGTTTTGCTCTTATGCTCATCGCTCTTTCCATGGCGGGTATGATGGAAGCAGGCTTTATTCAAGCAGATATTAGCCTTTTGTGGACAATCAGGATGCTCTGTGGACTGTTTATTATTTTGGTCACGACTGGTTTTTTCTACCCACAATTAGGACTAAGAATTGAAAAATTCGATGCTTTAAGACTGTATCATTTAACAGGTTTTCTCTCCGATGCACTGGGCGGTATCTTTTTGTTTATCTTTGCTGACACACTCTATCCACTTTTAGGCTTTGGTTTTGAGGGAAAGTATGAGTACGTCGTCTTTGCATTTATGACAACGACGGGGATTCTTCACCTTTTTGGATTAACGCAACCACCCTATGCGCACATGCTTGCCAAACTAAGTGCCTTTAACCGCATTGCTGTTTCTGCGATGTTTTTATCGCTTTACCTTTCCCATCAACTAGGCGTTGAAGCGATGCTGATCGCTGTTTACGACCTTGCATTTGCGTCCATTTATGTCATTTTTCAAGCAAAATTTGAAAGGAGTCTTTATGTTTAA
- a CDS encoding metallophosphoesterase, with product MFEKAYEKLNFKSMTIGIEKLPPSFENFTMVHLSDLHVNAKTPLHALENLVAKINALSITMVALTGDLFDTFPSKIRAHLDILKKIKHPVYFVSGNHDLLFTCKVLSKEIEALGFTRLDNRVLTFCRGDDRLQFVGLSDAFSHYFGIKRHEKELFTNLNPDVPAILLAHQPKDIRLTQNASIDLQLSGHTHGGQIYPFGYIVRLFQPYLQGLHRYGKTQIFVTTGYGSWGLNFRFRVPSEIVIIRLTKDAHVEH from the coding sequence ATGTTTGAAAAAGCGTATGAAAAACTGAATTTTAAAAGTATGACGATTGGTATCGAAAAGCTGCCGCCTTCTTTTGAAAATTTTACAATGGTGCATCTGAGCGATTTACATGTAAACGCTAAAACACCGCTTCATGCGCTTGAAAACTTAGTTGCAAAAATCAATGCACTGAGTATCACAATGGTCGCTCTCACGGGCGATCTATTCGATACTTTTCCTTCTAAGATACGAGCGCATCTGGATATTTTAAAAAAGATCAAGCATCCTGTCTATTTTGTCAGTGGCAATCACGATCTTCTTTTTACATGTAAAGTCCTCTCCAAAGAGATTGAAGCACTGGGCTTTACCCGTTTAGACAATCGTGTTCTCACTTTTTGCAGAGGCGATGATCGCCTGCAATTTGTAGGTTTGAGCGATGCTTTTAGTCACTACTTTGGCATCAAACGCCATGAAAAAGAGCTTTTTACAAACCTCAATCCCGATGTACCTGCTATCTTATTGGCACATCAACCCAAAGATATTCGCTTGACTCAAAATGCCTCTATTGACTTACAACTGAGTGGTCATACGCACGGTGGACAGATTTATCCTTTTGGGTATATTGTTAGGCTTTTTCAGCCTTACCTGCAAGGCTTACATCGTTATGGCAAAACACAGATTTTTGTCACTACGGGGTATGGTAGTTGGGGATTGAACTTTCGCTTTCGCGTTCCTAGTGAAATTGTGATTATACGGCTTACCAAGGACGCACATGTTGAGCATTAA
- a CDS encoding HAD family hydrolase, whose translation MFHQKKVIIFDMDGTLIDSVGIWNAVDKELIARLGGETLPEENIQQRRDELLRTFSHTQDAYLAYCNFLAQTYNATLSKEEIRAMRYAIAQHYLKNVIDFKPNAHTLLHYLKEQGYQLVIASTTSQNNLNIYIHENNAMRQKVDFEKTFSLILGREVVRKIKPHPEVHYVIMQELKAEPHECLVVEDSLVGVEAAHNAGIEVITIFDTYAKNDEAELRKRSLGYFEDFETLLLHVKEELGKKLKI comes from the coding sequence ATGTTTCATCAAAAAAAAGTCATCATCTTCGATATGGATGGCACGCTCATTGATTCGGTTGGCATCTGGAACGCTGTCGATAAAGAGCTTATAGCGCGTCTTGGCGGAGAGACTTTACCTGAAGAAAACATCCAACAACGACGCGATGAACTTTTACGCACGTTTAGCCATACCCAAGATGCGTACCTAGCATACTGCAACTTTTTAGCACAAACTTACAATGCCACCTTGTCCAAAGAAGAGATCCGCGCCATGCGCTATGCCATTGCTCAGCACTATCTCAAAAATGTCATCGACTTCAAACCAAATGCACATACGCTATTGCACTACCTTAAGGAGCAAGGCTATCAGCTCGTCATCGCCAGCACCACCAGTCAAAATAATCTAAATATCTACATTCATGAAAATAATGCCATGAGACAAAAAGTAGATTTTGAAAAAACATTTTCCCTGATCTTAGGGCGAGAAGTCGTGCGTAAAATAAAACCCCACCCTGAAGTGCACTACGTCATCATGCAAGAACTTAAAGCAGAACCTCATGAGTGCTTAGTTGTTGAGGACTCTTTGGTAGGAGTTGAAGCAGCACATAATGCAGGCATCGAAGTTATAACGATCTTCGATACATACGCAAAAAATGATGAAGCAGAACTGCGTAAACGCTCACTTGGGTATTTTGAAGATTTTGAGACGTTGCTTTTACATGTAAAGGAAGAGTTGGGAAAAAAGTTAAAAATTTAA
- a CDS encoding YceI family protein, which translates to MFNKIAFSLISASLLCGSMYAKELSFKEGTIGAQTEILGDSNINPKSSQVVAKLSMDDAVESLKGDISLDLLNLKSENDKRDEHMYEALHVKAQPSTTFKLKEVKKEADGYHLFGTLTLNKQVKEIDTKADIADQNDHLNLKGGFNIKMSDFGIEPPTLLFLSVRDEVAISYDLTLAKN; encoded by the coding sequence ATGTTCAATAAAATCGCGTTTTCACTGATAAGCGCTTCTCTACTTTGTGGTAGCATGTATGCTAAAGAGCTTAGTTTCAAAGAAGGCACTATTGGAGCACAAACGGAAATTTTAGGTGATAGCAATATCAACCCTAAAAGCTCTCAAGTTGTGGCAAAGCTCAGTATGGACGATGCCGTTGAGTCCCTCAAAGGCGATATTTCCCTCGATCTTTTAAATCTTAAAAGTGAAAATGATAAACGTGATGAACACATGTACGAAGCTTTACATGTAAAAGCACAACCAAGCACGACTTTCAAACTTAAAGAGGTCAAAAAAGAGGCGGATGGCTACCATCTTTTTGGAACACTCACCCTCAATAAACAGGTCAAAGAGATCGACACCAAAGCGGATATCGCCGATCAAAATGATCATTTAAATCTCAAAGGTGGCTTTAACATCAAAATGAGCGACTTTGGTATTGAGCCTCCAACCCTTCTCTTCTTAAGTGTGCGTGATGAAGTTGCCATCTCTTATGACCTTACGTTGGCAAAAAATTAA
- a CDS encoding ABC transporter permease — protein MSLFVKALNRNRFKTFLIYTSITVAITAIFMITSISRGIIGMYSTMLKTEGDIIVTQAKIADTFFSDVNASLSDKIQNIAGVNDVYAIILGASPINELPIAAIYGVSENRFKTYALTEGAYPKKGEVILGKNINARLHSPKSVSISNKTFNVSGIFENGVGFEDGGAVLNREDASAIFNKEASILLVSINKETDVEELIEHINALTPDIEAKTTHEFVDNYNQFKIIETSANVISAVAFLMGLLGIASLISITINERRSEFGILRAIGKSSNFIMTMVVGETFIITCVGFISALLLSKVLLFMIAHIEKFQGYVNGELSLETILSVFGFSLFMALLGALLPAYSASKIDPIILIQRGAL, from the coding sequence ATGTCACTTTTCGTTAAAGCGCTGAATCGCAACCGCTTTAAAACCTTTTTGATTTATACGAGCATCACCGTTGCGATCACGGCTATCTTTATGATAACCTCGATTTCACGGGGCATCATCGGCATGTACTCTACGATGCTTAAAACCGAAGGCGACATCATCGTCACGCAAGCCAAAATCGCCGATACCTTTTTCAGCGATGTGAACGCTTCGCTTAGCGATAAGATTCAAAACATTGCAGGCGTTAATGATGTGTATGCGATCATTCTAGGGGCAAGCCCTATCAACGAACTCCCTATCGCTGCGATTTACGGTGTGAGTGAAAATCGTTTTAAAACCTATGCGCTCACAGAAGGTGCTTACCCCAAAAAGGGCGAAGTCATTTTGGGTAAAAACATCAATGCACGCCTTCATTCACCCAAATCCGTCTCGATCTCCAACAAAACCTTCAACGTTTCAGGCATCTTTGAAAACGGTGTCGGCTTTGAAGATGGTGGAGCCGTCTTAAACCGTGAAGACGCCAGTGCCATCTTTAACAAAGAAGCGTCTATCTTACTGGTGAGCATCAATAAAGAGACAGATGTCGAAGAATTGATAGAGCATATCAACGCGCTAACCCCAGACATCGAAGCAAAAACCACACACGAGTTTGTGGACAATTACAATCAATTTAAGATCATCGAAACCTCCGCAAATGTTATCAGCGCAGTGGCATTTTTAATGGGATTGCTTGGCATTGCGAGCCTCATTAGCATCACGATCAATGAACGTCGCAGTGAATTTGGCATTTTAAGAGCCATTGGGAAGTCGTCTAATTTCATTATGACAATGGTCGTGGGTGAGACGTTTATTATCACTTGTGTTGGCTTCATCTCGGCACTTCTGCTTTCCAAAGTGCTTCTGTTTATGATCGCACACATCGAGAAATTTCAAGGCTATGTCAATGGTGAGCTAAGCCTAGAGACGATTTTAAGCGTCTTTGGCTTCTCGCTTTTTATGGCGCTTTTAGGCGCACTGTTGCCAGCATATAGTGCTTCAAAGATCGACCCGATCATCCTTATTCAAAGGGGTGCACTATGA
- a CDS encoding ABC transporter ATP-binding protein: MILQAGGITHYYKNDLALDNVNFEAKKGEFIAIVGESGSGKSTLLSILSSLLRPSHGELFFEGKAYTLIKDIDAFRQKEVGFIFQFHYLIGYLTILENIKLAAIHKKSSYMDTLFKQCGIEAIKNKYPDEISGGQRQRAAIVRALVNTPKIIFADEPTGNLDSRNSQTIYELFKTLSKSGTTIIIATHDRHVSDYADKIIEVKDGKIL, encoded by the coding sequence ATGATTCTTCAAGCGGGTGGCATTACCCATTACTATAAAAATGATTTAGCGCTTGATAATGTCAATTTTGAGGCCAAAAAAGGTGAATTTATCGCCATTGTGGGGGAAAGTGGTAGTGGTAAATCGACGCTTCTTTCCATTCTCTCTTCTTTACTTCGTCCAAGCCATGGTGAGCTCTTTTTTGAAGGCAAGGCGTACACGCTTATTAAAGACATTGATGCGTTTCGTCAAAAAGAGGTGGGGTTTATCTTTCAGTTTCACTACCTCATCGGCTATTTAACGATTTTGGAAAACATCAAACTCGCCGCTATTCATAAAAAAAGCAGCTACATGGATACGCTCTTTAAACAATGTGGTATTGAAGCAATCAAAAATAAATACCCCGATGAGATTTCTGGCGGTCAACGCCAGCGTGCCGCCATCGTGCGAGCTCTTGTGAATACGCCCAAAATCATCTTTGCCGATGAACCCACAGGCAACCTAGACTCACGCAATTCACAGACAATCTATGAACTTTTTAAAACACTCTCCAAAAGTGGCACAACGATCATCATTGCGACACATGATCGCCATGTATCGGATTATGCAGACAAAATTATCGAGGTAAAAGATGGAAAAATTCTCTAG
- the ercA gene encoding alcohol dehydrogenase-like regulatory protein ErcA, with amino-acid sequence MIKHIELSLRKCVAPEFVFGVDARKMAGKYAKNLGIKKVLIVTDPGVIRAGWVEDVTKALEAENIYSILFDDVVPNPRDTNVLAGVKLYREHKCDGIVTIGGGSPMDCAKGIGIVVANMGDVLAYEGVDKILYPLPPLICIPTTAGTAADVSQFAIINDIKRHVKIAIISKSIVPDVSLIDPETTMSMDKELTINTGLDAMTHAVEAYVSNANSAITDLYALEAISLLAKNLPRVVEQPFDIQARASVMMASLLAGLAFSNASLGVIHAIAHSLGGWLDLPHGLCNAILLEHAVAYNFPHAKERYQTIASYKDMKGTPNCDEIVQDIREFKLSLGLTQRLGALGVTKEIIPHLASMALQDACIVTNPIMPSQHDVEEILIHAL; translated from the coding sequence ATGATTAAACATATTGAGCTATCCTTGCGAAAATGCGTTGCTCCCGAGTTTGTGTTTGGCGTAGATGCTCGAAAAATGGCGGGAAAATATGCCAAAAATTTAGGTATAAAAAAGGTTTTAATCGTTACCGATCCTGGAGTCATTCGCGCTGGTTGGGTTGAAGATGTTACGAAAGCATTGGAAGCGGAAAATATTTACTCGATACTCTTTGATGATGTCGTCCCCAATCCAAGAGATACCAATGTTTTAGCCGGTGTGAAGCTTTACCGTGAGCATAAATGCGATGGTATTGTGACCATTGGTGGTGGAAGTCCGATGGATTGCGCTAAAGGTATTGGCATTGTTGTTGCCAATATGGGCGACGTTTTAGCGTATGAAGGTGTCGATAAAATTCTCTACCCTTTGCCTCCCCTTATTTGTATTCCCACAACCGCAGGAACGGCAGCGGATGTTTCTCAATTTGCGATTATTAACGATATTAAACGGCATGTGAAGATTGCGATTATTAGTAAGTCTATCGTGCCGGATGTTTCATTGATTGACCCAGAAACAACGATGAGCATGGATAAAGAACTCACGATCAACACTGGACTTGATGCGATGACCCATGCTGTTGAAGCGTATGTCTCCAATGCCAACTCGGCGATTACGGATTTATATGCTTTGGAAGCTATTTCGCTTTTAGCAAAAAATTTACCCCGTGTCGTTGAACAGCCTTTTGATATACAAGCGCGCGCTTCGGTGATGATGGCAAGTCTGCTTGCCGGTCTTGCTTTTTCCAATGCTTCGCTGGGTGTGATCCACGCGATAGCGCACTCTTTAGGAGGATGGCTTGATTTACCGCATGGGCTGTGCAATGCTATTTTACTGGAGCATGCGGTGGCATATAATTTTCCTCATGCGAAAGAGCGCTATCAAACGATTGCCTCCTATAAGGATATGAAAGGTACTCCTAATTGCGATGAAATCGTACAGGATATCCGTGAGTTTAAGCTCTCACTCGGATTGACACAACGTTTAGGTGCGCTAGGTGTTACCAAAGAGATCATTCCCCATCTTGCTTCGATGGCACTGCAAGATGCGTGCATTGTGACCAATCCCATTATGCCAAGCCAGCATGATGTTGAAGAGATTTTGATCCATGCCTTATGA
- a CDS encoding HAMP domain-containing protein, which translates to MLSIKFKLILWYLLIQTVVLVSFNYALFINVEHNLRENNSGVIQIHEAIEHFLRTQWLLTPFIVILSSFGGYFLMSRYFKPLKEMLKNIQMISAKELSKRIKTRCSDDEINQLAIAFNAMLERLENSFISIKEFNTQTSHELRTPLTIMRGEIEIALRKVRTCNEYQTILSTQLEEITTLQKKMEALLFLAEYDFMKASHVLKSFPSHEKNLLDLQRASCLHASQG; encoded by the coding sequence ATGTTGAGCATTAAATTCAAATTGATTTTATGGTACCTTCTTATTCAAACCGTTGTTTTAGTCAGCTTTAACTATGCGCTTTTTATCAATGTTGAGCACAACCTAAGGGAAAATAACTCGGGTGTTATTCAGATACATGAAGCCATTGAACACTTTTTAAGAACACAGTGGTTATTGACGCCCTTTATTGTGATATTGTCAAGTTTTGGGGGCTATTTCTTAATGAGCAGGTATTTTAAACCGCTCAAAGAGATGCTGAAGAACATCCAGATGATAAGCGCAAAAGAGCTCTCTAAACGCATTAAAACACGCTGTAGTGATGATGAGATCAATCAGCTTGCCATTGCCTTTAATGCCATGCTAGAGCGCTTGGAAAACTCTTTTATAAGCATCAAAGAGTTCAATACCCAAACATCGCATGAACTGCGTACGCCTTTAACCATTATGCGAGGAGAAATTGAAATAGCATTGCGGAAAGTGCGCACATGCAATGAGTACCAAACAATTTTGTCCACACAACTTGAAGAGATTACAACGTTACAAAAGAAGATGGAAGCATTACTGTTTCTTGCAGAATATGATTTTATGAAAGCGAGTCATGTTTTAAAAAGCTTTCCATCGCACGAAAAAAACCTTTTAGATTTACAAAGAGCCTCCTGTTTACACGCTTCTCAAGGCTGA